The genomic window GACGTTTTTTAAGTTATAGctacttttttatattttttgttgcaCTGGTTGTTGTTGATTATTGTATTTATAATAGTTGTATTTCCAATGAAgatttctgttgctgttataTTTGCTGACAAtgagattgttattctaagtgtatGAAACCTTACGAGAAGGATCCCTGTAGAGGCTGACGTTTTTGTCGAAGAGTAGGATCCTTtgtgtttaaccagaaacagccaaaaccaccagactccattcaaataaacagtattttatcatcgtaaaacacacatcattcgaagttgacagaaacaaaataaaaacacaaaaactgtcTCTGTTCGTCTTTTCACTGCTTCAACagtcaccaactctggtttgacTCAAGTAAACCCTTAATGCACCCAGTTAAATGTAAAAAGGGATTCCTTCCATTATGTCGTCAGACACTTAGAAGAATAATCTGAGGTGttggtggcaaaaacaagcacttttagtggatgtaaaatGTCGGTGCGAACCAGCCaagagtggttacattgcagcgcTCTGGCTTAATACTGGACCAAATTAAAGAAATTGTTGTTCCCGTTAGTTACTGAAATACAGAGACATGAGAAAACAGGggtcaggttgaaaaatatcaggctttccctttaatttgttgtggggtttttttggctTGAAAAATGTAGAAAGCCTCATGGCAACATCCATGGTACAGGACCTTTATTAAACCTTGCCATAACCCTGTGTCTCTAGGTTCTCTCTCTCTATGCAGACCTCTGCtcttaaataaaagaaacatgCTGAAAAAGATATCTGATGTAAAACAATAAGTgactgtgagaaataaacagaaactATAAACAACGGTATTGTCCTGTAAGTGCTACCTGATGACAATAACCCAAAACTAATTCAGCTATATAAGTAGTGTAACAAGAAACCAATAGGTTGCTAGGCTCTGGTGGTTAATAATAACACCTGCTTCAAGAAACAGAACAGTAATTTAATATGTCACCATTTGTTTTAGTTGTCCTTTGTTTAATTGTCAGTATTTATTACGCCCTCATGCTGgcattttcacagacatggatgtaatcTATTACTGCAgccaggcctggaatttcatcattttaggggcaaggccacttaGCCTTTcgtgttgtcaattttttgagggcagcaaggccataaaataaaacaatgattttaagtccacgttcataatgaattgAAGgactaataaataaaacaagctcaagtaataatgatgagtataataagtaataatgtgatttatttaatagtactaataaacccaatgtgttttaaatatagaacaaccagattcatgtatttataagaAAACTATCTTAAATATaaggcctaaatattttttgagtgtagatgataaactgattcactgaacaagactggcttACAGTTATTTctgatgtgttgttagatagctaacaaacaaacaaactacagcagagCTATTCAATTACTGTTTCAACTGGGCCGCATTTCAAAACTAGATCATGTCAACAggccacatttttagcagcgagcaactgatccactgtttttttttttgcatacatatatatatttatacaggcatggccctcctcaacatgatgcagaaacagactaAAAAGAGCTgtcaatgcacagaagcataataagtgacattaacagtatctctaccagcatctccctctcccctctcctccacacacacacatgcacacacctcacctcctgatgctttccttataggtcagttacacaggatatagttttatacagtccatggcagcaacagtcatgtttacaacaacaaagtcactatttaaaacccaataatatctcactggaatataaatattcctcctgacatcacaatactgagtgaagaaagtcacgttatctcagcatgaagacaaacatcagtatcagttattcatcctgctctctgtccctcctctactgaggacactcactgtctgcaggtcggctgcctcaggtgcatcttcagataaagtgtgagcctacatacagacagctttcatttagtttgtctttaacaccTTGCTGTTAGCCTTGCGAGtgcgatgtgcttgtgttgactgtgatcataaatcataatagcggtgaatgagagactgtggacagagcggGTTGAAATATGGCtgtctacatgctgatcacatgtagctattgataaagtattggcttggctggcagaggttttatcacacttactcacagtaacaagcgtagttgtcgttAACTAGAgtcatcttgaagttatattcccttcatctgcactgcGGCAGAACGATGATACATGAAaccgaaactttaaaaagtaacgccgATAATAGTTTAGCTTACTATACGGTGTTGATTAAACTTgccttgggttgtttaataccGGGTCTCAGTGCCAATCCCTGCCCGGGCgtttgatgaagtctcctggttggccgGTGATAGATTGGTGTCAAACTGTCGTTACAGCCCGTCCGAGCTCTTCGTGCCAGGCTCGAATCAAACCTCCCACTGGTGATGTATGCATCGTCTCATTTGAAGTTGCTCAGTAAGAGTCCAGAATGtcatctcattttttttctcaaaagacgcaggtgtcaaagccgtgttgacaggaaagaggcagaggagaaaaccgcaaaatcacctggggcagtgcgggcagggcatcaaggccactgtggccttagggcagatatttttttcaagggcacagggCCAAATGAGGAGGCCACGAGAGCCATGGccctcgtgaaattcctgccctgactgcagcttgactggtaCGCGGAGGCTTACAAccacaaggtggtaattctagttttagtTATCCATTATTTAAGAGAGACAACATCCACTATCAgtcatttacaaaaaatatttcatttcttGTGCCCTCTAGTTAACTCATAAATGTATGGAATGGTAACACAGCAACACCATATCATAAAATCACAAGGTTAAAAACTAATCACCTGACTGAAGGTCTAACTTTTCACCAAAGTGCCTTGTAAAATCTTTacggatgttttttttcctttctctctaaCCAGTAAACACAGACCATCTGCAAAGTTGGTGCACAGGGGGAAGGGCAACTGTAAAACTTTTTAGGATGCTTTGATTTTATCTGTGTCAAAAACACACCAATTCAGTGACATGGCCGATGGTATCAAATTATTTTAGTTAATCACAGATATACGTGTTTGTTAGGTGATGAGGAAATGATGCTGCAGTACAGAAGTGTCAAAAGATAAAACATAGACGTAATGCTCATAATAAAGATGTgctcacaccacacacaccacaggcTAGTATGGTATTATAGTGCTATAGCTGTTTTTTTATATaagaggtgtaaaagaagccatctatgtgAAATTGGAAAAAACATCTCTCAgtagaggaggaggtctgcgatgctgtcctttcatccttgcccaggagaCTTAACagcttaacctctaaaaacaatggtTGTTCACAAATGACCTCATGTGACTCCAACGACCACCTtcgcagcaggagtttcaatgaccgtcgttgacacaccattggagcactaacgagATATATTTGTGTTGCATTAGTtgtttgttgcatgtcataccCCTCTGTCTTCATGTTTCCTATATGTCCACACTGTCATCTCTCAGATAAAGACAAAATGCAAATAGAAaaatctctttaaaaaacatattaaaagcTGTGAAACAGTCAGCTGTGATGtcagacagtaaatgattgtgaGAAGTAAACAGAAACTTCAAACACAATGGCAGTATCCTAATGACAATAACCCAAATTCAGCTATATAAGTAGTGTAAGAAGACACCAATAAGCTGCCAGGCTCTGGTGGTTAATACCTGCTTGATACCTGCTTcaagaaacaaaacagtaatttaatatGTCACCATTCATTTAAGTTGTGCTTTATTTAACAGAATCAGTACCCATTATTAAGTTTACACAAAATATTCAGTGCATATGAATTCCAATAAACACATACAGTTGTATGgttcattattttctttttttattgcaaaaaaacatttagataCAAAATGATAACAAATTTTAAGATGTTTGACACAGAACTGGATACTTAGCAAACTAAgcatgaacatttgtttcagtaacctcaaaaatgaaaaacaggaagaaaaattCTACtcaaaaaacagcaaagtaGTCAGAAGAATCGTGGATATGGATTAAAGGTGGCTCATTTGACTTGAGCTTTAACGTTTTACCAAACTGCATTGATACATATGTTTTAATCATCTttctaacaaacacacaaagaaacagagcATGACCACTTTACGTCACACTTTACCAGTGTAAGAATGTTTGTATCCTGCTCAGGACTCTAAATACAGAGCAGAACACTTCACATTCATCATTCCTTTTTGACTTTGCTTCCAGAAAACACTTTCCGCCACAAAAATTTAACTGCacaaatgaaaacagcaaaTACTAGCAAAACAACTGCCAGCAGAAACGCCACCACATCAATTGAGTGGTACTGGATCCAGGACATCTTGTAAGACTCTGTCCTCAGATGTGCTGCTCCTTTGTGCCTCATGACAAACTCGATCCAGAACATGGCCCGGTCCAGTGGTTCCATGGGCTGGTCTCTCTGCAGGTTGGACAGCGCTTTCATCTTCTCCCTGTAGGTTGGGTCATAGAGTACCTCCTTCAGCGCCTCCAGGAAGTTGTCTCTGTTCACAGTTGCAATGTCCAGGACTTTGGCCACACCTCTTACTTTCATCTTGAAGAAATTGTCATGCTGGTCGAACATGAGGGGTAGGCCGACCAGAGGGACACCATGGTAGACGGCCTCCTGTATTCCATTGGTGCCTCCATGGGCCACAAACACTCTGGTCTTGGGGTGACCCAGGAGGTCAGTTTGGGGCAGCCAGTCCAAGATCAAGGTGTTGTTGCCGAGGGTGGATGGTTTTTTGCCTTTGTGTCTCCAGAGCACCTTCTGAGGAAGCTGGGCGAAAGCTGCGGCAATTTCCTCAGCGATGTCATCAGGAAGTTTTGCCACCAGGGTTCCCAATGTCATAATGATGACGCCGTGCTCACCAGAGCTCTGGACAAAGTCCTCTAATTCTTTCGACAGGGGCTTGGAGGGTTTGCATTGAAAGCCTGACATGTAGACGATGTTTGGCATTGTGGGTCGTGGGAACTCAAAGGTAAAATCATTCCTCATCAGCCAGATGTCTGCCGCCTGAAACAGCTCCATGTAGTGTACATCTTTACCAAAGTAACGATGAACAAATGGTTTGTAGTTTTGGTCTGTGACATACCAAATTTGAAAACAAGTGAAGAAATAGTAAAGGACGTTCTTGACTCTCTCGGTAAAGGTCATCTTGTCACTCAGCTCTGACCCTGGTATTGGGACATAGGAAAGCGGGGAAGGTGCAATTGCAGGATGCCCATCACCTTGAATAGTCCACCTCACATTAAAGACTAGTGGAAGACCCAAACGATGAGTGAGAAGCACCCCTGGACCCAGCGCAGGGTCTGTCAAAACCAAATCATATTTGGCATCATGGAGGCTCTGCATCATTTTGGTATTCTCAAACATCTCCCCCGTCATTTGAATCAACTTCTTATGCATCTCATAGAACTGTTCCACCAGTTCATACTCCAGAGATATACGAGTCCAAAGTGAAGCACCATCCCGCCGCAAGTTGACCATTGTTTTTACAAATGATCCAAATTGTTCTTCATCAAAACCAGCGGGAGAATTTATTGTTATGGACTTGTAGAACGGGGAGTCTGGCTTGATGTACCAGCTGTCTGCTGGACGCATGACTGTGATTTCATGGCCTCTGGAGTGAAGCTCCTCAACAAGGACCTTCATGTTGATCCAGTGGCTTCCATCACAGGGGAACACCAGGACTTTCCCTCCATTTACCAAGGGTGAAGAGCAGAGCAGCACCACAAGTGCCGCTAAGATCAGTTGGTACATCTCTGAAAGAGATGTGAGAATGTTAGATCAATCCTGCTCAGCAAGGCCTTACAGTTCTTGAGTTTAAGAGTATGCATCACCCTAACTAACAGCTGAACAGATATCTGGAAGCTGGACTTGTAAATCTGGACGATGGACTCATTTGCAAACTATGTTTAATGCTTCATAAGACAATGATAAGACTTACCGTGTTGCAGAGGTCCTGAACCTTTTAATGATaagattatatttaaaaaaatgataggACGAGAAGCAccatgcagctgcagctctgtgttcCGACTCAAATCTGCAATAAATGAAGTTTTAGATCTTCTCATTTTAGTCTAAGGATCCTCTGAGGATCATTTCGATGCTGGGGTAATTTGCGAAGTCTGGTAAATGGTTAGATAAAAATAGAATATCTGCACAAAGTTCAGGTTTTTTAAGAGACAGCACACCCTGCCATCATCAAAACCTTTAACCAGAGTTTGTGAGTTGTCCAGCTCCCAGATGACCCACTAATTGATCCTTAGTAGAActacaatttattttttcaggaGTACGGTCAGTAGAATTATTAACATAGTTCAAACAAACTTCAAAAGAACCAGAAATGTGCTCTGGGTATTGCATGTGTAAAATGGCCTTTTTGTCACCTCAGATTCTTTAAAACTAATTTTGGTGGACAGTTTAGAAGAAGTTGGTGACATTTGAGTTCCCATAAAAGTCACAttgttcttgtgtttgtttgaaaaaagaaagaccTGAGCTGATGTTAGTCAAAGGAGAAGAGGCACTTATCTAGTCAAGTATAAAGGGACGAATATCCTTCAAAATGGACATGGACAGCAGACATGCACAGGATGGCATCTATAGTCTTAAAGTTTGGGCCGCATTTTGGACTTCCATTCAGAGGTCCACATGGACCTTTGTGGACATTGGCAGATAATGACACTTTTGTCATGTTGATCCCTGTGGCTATGCCAATAAGTATGCAAATGTTTGATAGCTTATTACAAATTTAATTTCTTAGTTTAATCGATTAAGATGCAGACATAGTGCCTTCTTAGTTTTGCCAGTTGGGAGTAAGACTGTTGTGTGCCAGGCAAAATAGCACCAGTACACATGGTTATTGATGTTAGCTGCTGTCAACTTCAGGAACATTTAGCACCCCTGAGATGAACAAATACCACCTACTCACAGTTGAGTGCAACGACTATCAAGCATGCCAACTAAAAGTTCCAGTAGTGCAGCCAAAACAAAGTGAATGCATGTAACTACAAGGGAAAGGATTTTCAGCAAACAGAGGCACACTGCTCCAAAACTTACATAACATCCAGAATCCCAACAGCTCAATAACAGTCTCCTGATTACATAACCTCACAGAGAATTCCTGCTGCTAATTCTCAGGAGGTTTAGGAAAGCTTTTTGAACTTGGTAGATGTTCTCAGGTTTCACAGCTTTGTGCACATGCACTTGTGTTGCTCGGTAATGATAGGTGTTGGACTATGAAAAGGGGAATCAATAGCAGCTGCCTTATGTATTTACAAGGCCAAAGGTCAGACAAGCCTTCACACATGGTGCTAACAAGAATAAGAACCACAGCAGTGAGAATAAAGTTTAGCTTTAGCTGCATAGAGTGCTGCAAAcattataaaattaataataataatgataataataatacacattatagcacatttaaattaaaaagtaatccaTAACTCAATTTACATACTAGTAGAACTAATAATGTGACCTATTTCTGGCTATAATTAAAAATGAGTACAACATTTTTTGTGAATTATAAAAATTTTGGAGACATTGGAGACCTGGGAGGTTTGAGCAATGCATGAAATagccaaaataaatacatgtacatGTTCTCTGTAAAAGGAACAAAAACCACTCTGGTCCTGACACTTTCTGtgaacaggaaacaaaatgaggaaatgttttgggTTGATAGGCATCTGTTTCCAAAATAATCCCTTAATGCTCTTGCTTTAATTACATGGAAAATTTTGCTTTTGAGCCTGGTTTTTACTTAGACATCagacactttgtttttaatctgGTTCCCATATACATaaaatactttgttttattttttatctggtTGTCATTATGTTTTCCTGTTGCAGTGAGTCTGCTCATCTAAACATCCAAACCTGGACATTATTCTGTCTATGAGATGAACTTTCAAAATACAGTAGTTGAGGAACCTGGCTTCAAACAGTACTCATTCACAGAGTGTCAAAAAGTGCAGTCCTGCTTCTGTTGAACATGTCAACAGGAAACATCTGGAAGTCGTTAGACTTTGAGACCATAGCATCCATCTGCAGGTTCTCAGGATTTACATGAACGCTCTATGCATGCACTATACATCATAGTTATACGTcatacaacataaaacacaaaaataactgtTAAAATCAGTAAAATTGTAGCTTTAAATCCACATCCCACCAGCCTTATCCCAATCTTAGCCTGTGAAACTCTCACACTGGTCTTGATTCTTTGATCCAAAGACTTACCAGGAGCAGCCAGGTCAACGGATTTCACCTGTCAGCACCAGCTTGTTGTCTGCACATCCAGCCTCCCTCACAGCAAATGGCTCTCTGACTGACTGTCGTCCGGCTCCAATGGTTAAAGCAGCTCAGAGGGTGTTGGCTCTGAGTAGGAGTAAAGTTCAGGGTGTGTGTAGtatgctgcagcagcagcagcagcagcagcagattggCTAAATAGGGGAAGAACTGGCTCAATGAGAATCTCCGGAAGCAAACTTGGACCTTGACCATAAGATGTAGTAATGAGATAGGACTGATCTGTGGTGGCAGGTTACTGTGGAACAATAGTAAATTAATTTGATGAGATTTGgtgagatttattttgtttgttttattccttattaaatcacattttcttgtttttgtctttaaacaCTATAAATTTTTGGAGCAAGTCTTTATTTCAATGAGATCGTGATGTATTCATGATTAAAGAAATTGATTATTAAAATCACAGAGGCAGAAgcattaaacattaaattgtacaagtgaaatgaaaaaaaaaatatgtgaaaaaagaggaaacaagACACATTGGacatgattaaaataaaagattgcaaaattttaaatatatacaaaaaatgTAAGTATGGAGTGAAAGCAGTCAAATTAAATCACTGCGGCTGCATCAGTGTGCATGACATAATGTTAAGGTCATCACCGTGTAACCAGGCAGTGTGCTTTAACATGAACTCCATAACCTTGTTTACAGACTTTGACACAGTCGATATGACAAATGAGTTTCGCAAT from Epinephelus moara isolate mb chromosome 8, YSFRI_EMoa_1.0, whole genome shotgun sequence includes these protein-coding regions:
- the LOC126393836 gene encoding UDP-glucuronosyltransferase 2B31-like, producing the protein MYQLILAALVVLLCSSPLVNGGKVLVFPCDGSHWINMKVLVEELHSRGHEITVMRPADSWYIKPDSPFYKSITINSPAGFDEEQFGSFVKTMVNLRRDGASLWTRISLEYELVEQFYEMHKKLIQMTGEMFENTKMMQSLHDAKYDLVLTDPALGPGVLLTHRLGLPLVFNVRWTIQGDGHPAIAPSPLSYVPIPGSELSDKMTFTERVKNVLYYFFTCFQIWYVTDQNYKPFVHRYFGKDVHYMELFQAADIWLMRNDFTFEFPRPTMPNIVYMSGFQCKPSKPLSKELEDFVQSSGEHGVIIMTLGTLVAKLPDDIAEEIAAAFAQLPQKVLWRHKGKKPSTLGNNTLILDWLPQTDLLGHPKTRVFVAHGGTNGIQEAVYHGVPLVGLPLMFDQHDNFFKMKVRGVAKVLDIATVNRDNFLEALKEVLYDPTYREKMKALSNLQRDQPMEPLDRAMFWIEFVMRHKGAAHLRTESYKMSWIQYHSIDVVAFLLAVVLLVFAVFICAVKFLWRKVFSGSKVKKE